In Panthera leo isolate Ple1 chromosome E3, P.leo_Ple1_pat1.1, whole genome shotgun sequence, a genomic segment contains:
- the PHKG2 gene encoding phosphorylase b kinase gamma catalytic chain, liver/testis isoform, translating into MTLDVGPEDELPDWAAAKEFYQKYDPKDIIGRGVSSVVRRCVHRATGHEFAVKIMEVTAERLSPEQLEEVREATRRETHILRQVAGHPHIITLIDSYESSSFMFLVFDLMRKGELFDYLTEKVALSEKETRSIMRSLLEAVSFLHANNIVHRDLKPENILLDDNMQIRLSDFGFSCHLEPGEKLRELCGTPGYLAPEILKCSMDETHPGYGKEVDLWACGVILFTLLAGSPPFWHRRQILMLRMIMEGQYQFSSPEWDDRSDTVKDLISKLLQVDPEERLTAEQALQHPFFERCEGSQPWNLTPRQRFRVAVWTVLAAGRVALSTQRVRPLTKSALLRDPYALRPVRRLIDNCAFRLYGHWVKKGEQQNRAALFQHQPPGPFPVMGPEEEGDSAAITEDDTVLALG; encoded by the exons ATGACGCTGGACGTGGGGCCGGAGGATGAGCTGCCCGACTGGGCAGCGGCCAAGGAGTTTTACCAGAAGTACGACCCTAAGGACATCATTGGCAG AGGAGTGAGCTCCGTGGTGCGCCGTTGTGTTCATCGAGCTACTGGCCATGAGTTTGCGGTGAAGATCATGGAGGTGACAGCTGAGCGACTGAGCCCCGAACAGCTAGAGGAGGTGCGAGAAGCCACGCGGCGAGAGACGCACATCCTTCGCCAGGTCGCCGGCCACCCCCACATCA tCACTCTCATCGATTCCTACGAGTCTTCTAGCTTCATGTTCCTGGTGTTTGATCT GATGCGGAAGGGAGAGCTGTTTGACTATCTCACAGAGAAGGTGGCCCtctcagaaaaggaaaccag GTCCATCATGAGGTCTCTGCTGGAAGCAGTGAGCTTTCTCCATGCCAACAACATTGTGCACCGAGACCTGAAGCCTGAGAATATTCTCCTAGATGACAATATGCAGATCCGACTTTCAGATTTTGGGTTCTCCTGCCACTTGGAACCTGGCGAGAAGCTTCGAG AGTTGTGTGGGACCCCAGGGTACCTAGCACCGGAGATCCTTAAATGCTCCATGGATGAAACCCACCCCGGCTATGGCAAGGAGGTCGACCT CTGGGCCTGTGGGGTGATTTTGTTTACACTCCTGGCTGGCTCGCCACCATTCTGGCACCGACGCCAGATCCTGATGTTACGCATGATCATGGAGGGCCAGTACCAGTTTAGTTCACCTGAGTGGGATGACCGTTCGGACACCGTCAAAGACCTG ATCTCAAAGCTGCTACAGGTAGATCCTGAAGAGCGCCTGACAGCTGAGCAAGCCCTACAGCATCCCTTCTTTGAGCGCTGTGAAGGCAGCCAACCCTGGAACCTCACCCCCCGCCAGCGGTTCCGG GTGGCAGTGTGGACAGTGCTGGCTGCTGGACGAGTGGCCCTAAGCACCCAGCGTGTCCGGCCGCTGACCAAGAGTGCACTGTTGAGGGACCCTTACGCGCTGCGGCCAGTGCGGCGCCTCATCGACAACTGTGCCTTCCGGCTCTATGGGCACTGGGTGAAGAAGGGTGAGCAACAAAACCGAGCAGCCCTCTTCCAGCACCAGCCCCCTGGGCCTTTTCCCGTCATGGGCCCTGAAGAAGAGGGGGACTCCGCAGCGATCACCGAGGACGACACCGTGCTGGCACTGGGCTAG
- the TMEM265 gene encoding transmembrane protein 265, translating into MEDEEKAVDTLVSNMEAAHSPSPIRCCWLRLRYLAATSIICGCSCLGVVALVFAIKAEERHKAGRSEEAVHWGARARNFILASFAVWLAVLILGPLLLWLLSYAIAQAE; encoded by the exons ATGGAGGACGAGGAGAAGGCAGTGGACACCTTGGTGAGCAACATGGAAGCTGCTCATTCTCCATCCCCCATCCGCTGCTGCTGGCTCCGCCTCCGCTACCTGGCAGCTACTAGCATTATCTGTGGCTGCTCTTGCCTGGGAGTCGTGGCCCTTGTGTTTGCCATCAAG GCGGAAGAGCGGCATAAGGCAGGCCGGTCCGAGGAGGCAGTGCACTGGGGGGCCCGGGCCCGGAACTTCATCTTGGCCAGCTTTGCCGTCTGGCTTGCTGTCCTCATTCTGGGCCCTCTGCTTCTGTGGCTGCTCTCCTACGCCATCGCCCAGGCTGAGTAA